The following coding sequences lie in one Gammaproteobacteria bacterium genomic window:
- the brxL gene encoding protease Lon-related BREX system protein BrxL, which produces MNDGPIALDDLDHLANEVFPGLVVRKDLLRRMRSSFGVPAFVIEFLLGKYCASTDEDTINEGLEFVRETLASKYVKPDEREAVKSAIKQHTTYEVIDKIDVKLVETHDKYWGRLSGLNLDFLNVEDSDVRAHDRLLLGGIWAEVTLRYDDSFIFKGQNRPFFVDAIRPIQLSNRNIDSFIEARRRFTRDQWIDLLMRSMGYEPNHPYYTQRRKLHYILRMIPFVEKNFNSVELGPRGTGKSFVYQQMSPYCHLVSGGQTTTAQMFVNLSTGQRGLVCLWDVVAFDEAAGIRFTDKSGLNIMKGYMEDGAFSRGRDIINAEGSIVFVGNIDGDIETIVRTSNLFYPMPKEMDTAFYDRIHAYIPGWEFQKTSDDAYTDHFGLVTDYLAEVFRELRKRSYVDYADRDFGFGSHLGGRDQKAVRKIVSGLIKLLHPDGEVARDEMEEYLAYAMEMRRRVKEQLKKMGGLEYWDTSFSYIDRESGQETFVPVPESGGGAIIAEGGLPPGSVYTIGTDASDNRLALFLLQTQMNRGSGRIIPLGNLSSKMKEAIKTADAYLKANLGNLGINHDLKGYDFSIQAINLNQAKEGSETAVAFFVSLVSTILAKPVQDQTVILGEMSIQGMLLKVASLPERMQLAVEAGAKRILIPSENKRHVADVPDAILTAIQWQFYDTPTKAAIMALGMT; this is translated from the coding sequence ATGAACGACGGCCCGATCGCCCTTGACGATCTCGACCACCTCGCCAACGAGGTATTCCCCGGACTGGTGGTACGCAAGGACCTGCTGCGGCGCATGCGCTCGTCCTTCGGTGTGCCGGCCTTCGTCATCGAGTTCCTGCTGGGCAAGTATTGCGCCTCCACGGACGAGGACACGATCAACGAGGGCCTGGAGTTCGTTCGGGAGACGCTGGCCTCCAAGTACGTCAAGCCCGACGAGCGCGAGGCGGTCAAGTCGGCGATCAAGCAGCACACGACCTACGAGGTCATCGACAAGATCGACGTCAAGTTGGTGGAGACCCACGACAAGTACTGGGGGCGCCTGTCCGGTCTGAATCTGGACTTTTTGAACGTCGAGGATTCAGATGTCCGTGCCCACGACCGGCTCCTGCTCGGCGGGATCTGGGCCGAAGTGACGCTGCGCTACGACGACTCCTTCATCTTCAAAGGACAGAACCGCCCGTTCTTCGTCGACGCGATTCGTCCGATCCAGCTCTCGAATCGCAACATCGACAGCTTCATCGAGGCGCGACGGCGCTTCACGCGGGACCAGTGGATCGACCTGCTGATGCGCTCGATGGGGTACGAGCCGAACCACCCCTACTACACGCAACGGCGTAAGTTGCACTACATACTGCGGATGATTCCCTTCGTCGAAAAGAACTTCAACTCGGTGGAGCTGGGTCCGCGCGGGACGGGCAAGAGCTTCGTCTACCAGCAGATGAGTCCCTATTGCCACCTCGTCTCCGGTGGCCAGACGACCACCGCGCAGATGTTCGTGAATCTGTCGACGGGCCAGCGTGGTCTCGTGTGCCTCTGGGATGTGGTCGCCTTCGACGAGGCCGCCGGTATCCGCTTCACCGACAAGAGCGGCCTCAACATCATGAAGGGCTACATGGAAGACGGGGCCTTCAGCCGCGGACGCGACATCATCAACGCCGAAGGGTCCATCGTCTTCGTCGGCAACATCGACGGCGACATCGAGACTATCGTCCGGACCTCCAACCTGTTCTATCCCATGCCCAAGGAGATGGATACGGCCTTCTACGACCGCATCCACGCCTACATCCCGGGGTGGGAGTTCCAGAAGACCTCCGACGACGCCTACACCGATCATTTCGGTCTGGTCACCGATTACCTCGCCGAGGTCTTCCGAGAGCTACGCAAGCGCAGCTACGTGGACTACGCCGACCGCGACTTCGGCTTCGGCAGCCACTTGGGCGGCCGGGATCAGAAGGCGGTGCGGAAGATCGTCTCGGGCCTGATCAAGCTGCTGCACCCCGACGGAGAGGTAGCGCGCGACGAGATGGAGGAGTACCTGGCCTACGCGATGGAGATGCGCCGACGGGTCAAGGAGCAGCTGAAAAAGATGGGCGGCCTCGAGTACTGGGATACCAGCTTCTCCTACATCGACCGCGAGTCGGGTCAGGAGACCTTTGTGCCCGTGCCGGAGTCCGGCGGCGGCGCGATCATCGCCGAAGGTGGTCTACCGCCAGGCAGCGTTTATACCATCGGCACGGATGCAAGCGACAACCGCCTCGCCCTATTCCTGCTGCAAACCCAGATGAACCGGGGCTCCGGGCGCATCATACCGCTCGGTAACCTCTCGTCGAAGATGAAGGAGGCCATCAAGACCGCGGACGCCTACCTGAAGGCCAATCTGGGAAACCTCGGCATCAATCACGATCTCAAGGGCTACGACTTCAGCATCCAGGCCATCAACTTGAACCAGGCCAAGGAGGGTTCGGAAACGGCGGTGGCATTCTTCGTCTCCCTTGTCTCGACCATCCTAGCGAAGCCTGTGCAGGACCAGACCGTGATCCTGGGCGAGATGAGTATCCAGGGCATGCTGCTAAAGGTCGCATCGCTTCCGGAACGGATGCAGCTCGCCGTCGAGGCCGGAGCCAAGCGCATCCTCATTCCCAGCGAGAACAAGCGGCACGTTGCCGACGTCCCGGATGCCATCCTGACTGCCATCCAATGGCAGTTCTACGACACTCCGACCAAGGCGGCGATCATGGCACTGGGGATGACTTAG
- the groES gene encoding co-chaperone GroES, giving the protein MNIRPLHDRVLVRRVERDNKSTGGIVIPDTASEKPTEGEVIATGSGRILDSGEVRALDVKAGDRILFGTYSGTEVKLNGEEYLVMREDDVMAVIDS; this is encoded by the coding sequence ATGAACATCAGACCGTTGCATGATCGAGTTCTTGTGAGACGCGTGGAGCGGGACAACAAGAGCACAGGAGGAATCGTCATTCCAGACACAGCGTCCGAGAAACCCACCGAGGGCGAGGTGATCGCTACCGGTAGCGGTCGGATCCTGGACAGCGGCGAGGTCCGAGCCCTCGATGTGAAGGCCGGGGATCGGATCCTATTCGGCACCTACTCCGGCACCGAAGTAAAACTGAACGGTGAGGAGTACCTGGTTATGCGTGAAGACGACGTCATGGCGGTTATCGATAGCTAA
- a CDS encoding cytochrome C — translation MRNVLSVDSPRALHRTLYELLSGAQGKYLVTIAGCNDCHTPDYLPTDGQVPESQWLIGDSVGWRGPWGTTYAPNLRLVIKRLDEDQWVAYARNLKTRPPMPWSSLNQFRESDLRSVYRYANKIEGQVLIRAREGKGHESRPDPLPPLSRSSTRRRRVVTKSSPVP, via the coding sequence GTGCGTAACGTCCTGTCGGTCGATTCGCCGCGGGCTCTCCATAGAACGTTATACGAATTGCTTTCGGGCGCGCAAGGCAAGTACCTGGTCACGATCGCTGGCTGCAATGATTGCCATACCCCCGACTACCTGCCGACCGACGGGCAAGTGCCCGAATCGCAGTGGCTGATCGGCGACAGCGTCGGCTGGCGCGGACCTTGGGGCACCACCTACGCACCGAACCTGCGCCTGGTTATAAAGCGCCTCGACGAGGACCAGTGGGTCGCCTACGCCCGCAACCTGAAGACGCGGCCACCGATGCCCTGGTCCAGCCTGAACCAGTTCCGCGAATCCGACCTGCGCTCGGTCTATCGCTATGCAAACAAAATCGAGGGTCAGGTCTTGATTCGTGCACGAGAGGGCAAAGGGCACGAATCAAGACCTGACCCTTTGCCCCCTTTGTCCCGTAGCAGCACGAGGCGTCGTCGGGTCGTGACTAAGTCATCCCCAGTGCCATGA
- a CDS encoding GxxExxY protein: protein MNRQDAKFAKGSSVVEPAAEIDHLAYSVIGAAIEVHSLLGPGYLESVYEEALAVELNLRGIAFERQVSVAVNYKGQDVGAARLDILVHRQLVVELKAVDALAPIHKAQVISYLKALNLPLGLLINFNVPLLKSGIKRVVLTPSNKNRALGVHGALAVEP, encoded by the coding sequence TTGAACCGCCAAGACGCCAAGTTCGCCAAGGGAAGCAGTGTTGTGGAACCGGCTGCGGAAATCGATCACTTGGCGTACTCGGTAATCGGCGCCGCTATCGAGGTCCATTCCCTGCTCGGTCCCGGCTATCTGGAGTCGGTATATGAGGAGGCTCTGGCGGTAGAACTCAACTTAAGAGGAATCGCATTCGAGCGCCAGGTTTCGGTGGCTGTCAACTACAAGGGACAGGATGTGGGCGCCGCAAGGCTCGACATACTGGTCCACCGACAGCTCGTTGTCGAATTGAAAGCCGTGGATGCGTTAGCGCCGATTCACAAGGCTCAGGTCATCTCCTATCTTAAAGCCCTCAATCTACCTCTGGGGCTGCTCATCAACTTCAACGTTCCTCTACTGAAATCGGGCATCAAGCGGGTTGTTCTGACACCATCCAACAAGAACAGAGCCCTTGGCGTTCATGGCGCCTTGGCGGTTGAACCATGA
- a CDS encoding LysR family transcriptional regulator, translating to MDIDLLKTFIEVYRTRHFGKAAENLFITQSAASARVRLLEEKLGVRLFVRIRNNIQLTPAGQRLLPYAESLLTTWLRASQDIALEHDSRIPLTVSGVPSLWDILLQDWLVAAYGLKDIVLNIEAHSPEILHRKLLDGAIDLAFTFEPPRADELDLLEVASVSLIMISGRPDLAVPDALAENYVFVDWGTSFSIVHARSFPDAPAPSARVSLGRIALSLILEQGGTAYMAEPMVHDHLREKRLFLVRDAPAIERVAYAVSSAASDRRTEIVRLLALLPGSAHTVQRKVKSGPDGETHLPPGNG from the coding sequence ATGGATATTGACTTGCTCAAGACCTTTATCGAGGTGTATCGGACGAGGCACTTCGGGAAGGCGGCAGAAAACCTATTCATCACACAATCAGCGGCCAGTGCGCGCGTGCGGCTGCTCGAGGAGAAACTTGGCGTAAGACTCTTCGTAAGAATCCGCAACAATATTCAGTTGACCCCAGCCGGACAACGCCTTTTACCCTATGCTGAATCCCTGTTGACCACTTGGTTACGGGCGAGTCAGGACATCGCCCTTGAGCACGATTCACGCATTCCGCTCACGGTCAGCGGCGTGCCGAGTCTCTGGGACATTCTGCTTCAGGATTGGCTCGTTGCAGCATACGGACTGAAAGACATCGTCCTGAACATCGAGGCGCACTCGCCGGAAATCCTGCACCGCAAGTTGCTAGATGGGGCGATCGACCTCGCATTTACGTTCGAACCGCCCCGCGCCGACGAGCTGGATCTACTCGAGGTGGCGAGCGTTTCGCTGATCATGATTTCGGGCAGACCCGATCTCGCGGTGCCGGACGCCCTGGCGGAAAACTACGTCTTCGTAGACTGGGGGACGTCCTTTTCGATCGTTCATGCCCGGTCGTTCCCCGATGCCCCTGCCCCTTCGGCACGCGTATCGCTCGGGCGCATCGCGCTGTCCCTGATTCTCGAGCAGGGAGGGACGGCCTACATGGCGGAACCGATGGTGCACGACCACCTTAGGGAGAAGCGCCTGTTTCTGGTAAGGGACGCACCGGCGATCGAACGTGTCGCCTACGCGGTGAGTTCCGCGGCGAGCGATCGGCGAACGGAAATCGTGAGACTGCTTGCGTTACTTCCCGGGAGCGCTCACACGGTACAGAGAAAGGTCAAAAGCGGTCCGGACGGCGAGACGCACCTGCCGCCCGGAAACGGATGA
- a CDS encoding PglZ domain-containing protein, translating to MILQALIAQIGQRFQHEKRARVCLWFDPEREFARLLPSLEQHLAGMSSAPFTLLAYDPDRFHGQVWLKHRVHRSLAGLSEQERKDRRFLLYLPLSEDRLDGPDDLGENHLELLEEYRVAGVIWRVGGKRPSLFRFLRQVGVKLPTGPSDQRMLYTGGFDSLLAKYVAKVAEQPPAYWQAQLTPDLVRARLLGDLDQTIIAVAISPDSEWSSLQGHGLCAELLTAVAERYGFSRPVESPRTWIQSFVAVMALTETYLGYHEPADFPFLDRLPPAALRAHYPELLQRWLRDSEGRAAWDQCIREVEKDMDLSAWATQHEGRSFAFPHLVRLRWGHTLDALRDAASKASATEAFFAAHREHIKLEAEYSRASDQPVGAWSLLLRLADFLDACHQAGQDVAAADDAAELVRVYVRNAGLVDQAHIALRRDADEKGLPGVAAIADRYYAGYTNALNGRFFSTFAEQAVADIPKLPSVTRKLEKDLWSGSTRRAVVIVDALRFDCALAIRDALRGLEVTVEPMRAELPTITAVGMTALMPLSSAKLAMEIDGKSVRPRVNGKDCSQRDQRLAFMTDFGADCRDIDDLETLSAAPDDAGNLLVVFGHDQVDHIGHGSGDNLIRHVDLEIQRLARLVRKLHRWGYPVVHLVTDHGFILLEESKLPEEVPCDKDWCHLLKERFALIPATADIPLASFPSAWDPTVRVAVPPGLAFFKAEKSFSHGGAALQELVIPHLVSKSQTQQEKRIGIEVVLPTYELTRTAVKVVLRPTPAAGSAPGQMSLLKETGRTLALDVRRAGSASESVLATPKAKEVRIEADDGEKSVTLFFHTAKSFTKGELLDLDIRDLDTAEQFPPGEIKLSVGRDM from the coding sequence ATGATCCTCCAGGCCCTGATCGCCCAGATCGGCCAGCGCTTCCAGCACGAGAAGCGCGCGCGGGTCTGCTTGTGGTTCGATCCCGAGCGGGAGTTCGCCCGCCTGCTCCCGAGCCTGGAGCAGCACCTCGCTGGCATGTCGTCGGCGCCGTTCACCCTACTCGCCTATGATCCGGACCGGTTCCACGGTCAGGTGTGGCTGAAGCATCGTGTGCACAGATCGCTGGCCGGCCTGTCCGAACAGGAACGCAAGGACCGACGCTTTCTGCTCTATCTGCCGTTGTCCGAGGATCGGCTGGACGGTCCCGACGACCTTGGAGAGAATCACCTGGAGTTGCTGGAGGAATACAGGGTCGCCGGTGTCATCTGGCGCGTCGGCGGCAAGCGGCCGTCTCTATTCCGCTTCCTGCGCCAGGTCGGGGTCAAGCTGCCGACCGGGCCGTCGGATCAGCGCATGCTCTACACCGGCGGCTTCGATTCGCTGCTGGCCAAGTACGTGGCCAAGGTCGCCGAGCAGCCTCCCGCCTATTGGCAGGCGCAGCTCACGCCGGATCTGGTTCGCGCCCGTCTTCTGGGCGATCTCGACCAAACGATCATCGCAGTCGCGATTTCACCGGATTCCGAATGGAGCAGCCTTCAGGGGCACGGGCTCTGCGCAGAGCTCCTGACCGCGGTTGCCGAGCGCTATGGCTTTTCGCGCCCGGTCGAATCGCCGAGGACCTGGATCCAATCCTTCGTCGCCGTGATGGCCCTAACCGAGACCTACCTGGGATATCACGAGCCCGCGGACTTCCCGTTCCTCGACCGGCTACCGCCGGCGGCGCTGCGCGCTCACTATCCGGAGCTGCTGCAACGCTGGCTGCGGGACTCCGAAGGACGAGCCGCTTGGGACCAGTGTATCCGCGAGGTCGAGAAGGACATGGACCTGAGCGCATGGGCGACTCAGCACGAAGGAAGGTCTTTCGCGTTCCCGCACCTGGTTCGATTGCGCTGGGGGCACACCCTCGATGCGCTGCGCGACGCGGCGTCGAAGGCATCGGCGACCGAGGCCTTCTTCGCGGCCCATCGAGAGCACATCAAGCTGGAGGCCGAGTACAGCCGAGCGAGCGACCAGCCCGTCGGCGCCTGGTCCTTGCTGCTGCGCCTGGCGGATTTTCTGGATGCCTGCCACCAGGCAGGACAGGACGTCGCTGCTGCGGACGATGCCGCCGAGCTGGTGCGGGTCTATGTGCGCAATGCCGGGCTCGTGGACCAGGCGCACATCGCGCTCCGCCGCGATGCCGACGAGAAGGGTCTTCCCGGTGTCGCGGCCATCGCGGATCGGTACTACGCGGGGTACACCAACGCCTTGAACGGCCGCTTCTTCAGCACGTTCGCCGAACAGGCCGTCGCGGACATCCCGAAGCTCCCCTCGGTCACCCGGAAGCTGGAGAAGGACCTGTGGAGTGGCTCGACGCGACGCGCCGTGGTGATTGTCGACGCGCTGCGTTTCGACTGCGCACTGGCGATCCGGGATGCCCTTCGTGGCCTGGAAGTGACTGTGGAACCGATGCGCGCGGAGCTTCCGACCATCACTGCGGTGGGCATGACGGCCCTGATGCCGCTCTCATCCGCAAAACTCGCCATGGAGATCGACGGCAAGTCCGTCCGGCCTAGGGTCAACGGGAAGGACTGTTCCCAGCGGGATCAGCGCCTGGCATTCATGACGGACTTCGGCGCGGACTGCCGCGACATCGACGATCTGGAGACATTGTCCGCCGCCCCCGACGATGCGGGAAACCTGCTGGTCGTGTTCGGGCACGATCAGGTCGACCATATCGGGCACGGCAGCGGCGACAACCTGATTCGCCACGTGGACCTGGAGATTCAGCGCCTCGCGCGGTTGGTCCGCAAGCTCCATCGCTGGGGCTACCCGGTGGTCCACCTGGTGACCGACCACGGGTTCATCCTGCTGGAAGAATCGAAGCTCCCCGAGGAGGTCCCCTGCGACAAGGACTGGTGTCATCTACTCAAGGAGCGCTTCGCGCTGATTCCAGCCACGGCAGACATCCCGCTCGCGAGCTTTCCGAGCGCCTGGGACCCGACGGTCCGAGTCGCCGTCCCGCCGGGATTGGCCTTCTTCAAGGCCGAGAAGTCGTTCTCGCACGGCGGCGCCGCGCTCCAGGAGCTGGTCATCCCGCACCTGGTCTCCAAGAGTCAGACCCAACAGGAGAAACGCATCGGAATCGAGGTGGTGCTGCCGACCTACGAGCTGACCCGCACTGCGGTGAAGGTGGTCTTGCGGCCAACTCCGGCGGCAGGGTCAGCCCCTGGGCAGATGTCGCTGCTCAAGGAAACAGGGCGCACCCTTGCGTTGGATGTGCGTCGGGCAGGTAGCGCGTCGGAGTCTGTTCTCGCGACGCCAAAGGCCAAGGAGGTCCGCATCGAAGCGGACGATGGGGAAAAGAGCGTGACGCTGTTCTTTCACACAGCGAAATCCTTCACCAAGGGCGAGCTCCTCGACCTCGACATCCGCGACCTGGACACCGCCGAGCAATTTCCACCGGGGGAAATCAAGCTCTCGGTTGGCCGAGACATGTAA
- a CDS encoding NADH-quinone oxidoreductase subunit M — MPVPGDLPMLSLLLLTLPLGALAIWLAPDPRKARAIGLATLIVDLVFSLIVVSRFDPALAGFQMVEQARWIPSLNVHFRVGVDGISVLFLPLTILLVLGVVVASWNSVRSLPRLYYSLLLLLESVTLGVFCALDTVLFFLFWELTLIPLYFLISLWGIGPDRRYAAMKYTLFMLVGGVPLLFAFLLLAFNHADFSGGVLPDALMFDYATLLTTPLPHHIEVVVFLLLLAGFAVKTPVFPLHTWLPVVSMEGPVAVAALMTGLKLGAYGLIRFTVPLAPTVAQELHWLLAALGVIGVIYGALAALVQTNLRRMLAYASISHVGLVLLGIASFNLQGLQGALFQLLNFTMVAGGLFLLTGFLHQRTGTTELMQLGGVGRSMPLLAALFFVFALASMGVPGTAGFPAEFLILMGTLKSHTGAGLAALFGMVLGAAYALNSYRSTFYGPMDSEVVATAVDLRRRELWIAVAFTGLILLVGLYPAVVLDTTQEAAVQWVGRLNPVRP, encoded by the coding sequence ATGCCCGTGCCCGGCGACCTTCCGATGCTCAGTCTGCTGCTGCTCACCCTGCCGCTAGGTGCGCTGGCGATCTGGCTCGCGCCGGATCCGAGAAAGGCTCGCGCGATCGGCCTCGCCACGCTGATCGTGGATCTCGTCTTTTCCCTGATCGTCGTTTCCCGCTTCGATCCCGCGCTGGCGGGATTCCAGATGGTGGAGCAGGCCAGATGGATCCCCTCACTCAATGTCCACTTTCGCGTGGGCGTGGACGGCATCTCGGTGCTGTTCCTGCCGCTGACCATACTGCTGGTGCTGGGGGTCGTCGTCGCCTCGTGGAACTCGGTGCGCAGCCTGCCGCGCCTCTACTACTCCCTGCTGCTGCTCCTGGAGAGCGTCACGCTCGGTGTATTCTGTGCGCTTGACACGGTGCTGTTCTTCCTGTTCTGGGAACTGACCCTGATCCCGCTCTACTTCCTGATCAGCCTCTGGGGTATCGGGCCGGATCGCCGCTATGCCGCGATGAAGTACACCTTGTTCATGCTGGTGGGCGGGGTGCCGCTGTTGTTCGCCTTTCTGCTGCTGGCGTTCAATCACGCCGATTTCAGCGGTGGTGTGCTGCCGGACGCACTGATGTTCGACTACGCTACGCTGCTGACCACGCCGCTGCCGCACCACATCGAAGTCGTGGTATTCCTGCTCCTGTTAGCGGGGTTTGCGGTCAAGACGCCGGTGTTTCCCCTGCATACCTGGCTGCCCGTCGTTTCCATGGAGGGGCCAGTCGCGGTAGCCGCGCTCATGACCGGTCTGAAACTCGGGGCCTATGGCCTGATCCGTTTCACCGTGCCGCTAGCGCCGACTGTCGCTCAAGAGTTGCACTGGCTGCTGGCCGCGCTCGGGGTGATCGGTGTGATCTACGGCGCGCTGGCGGCCCTCGTCCAGACCAATCTGCGACGCATGCTCGCCTACGCCTCCATCAGCCATGTCGGGCTGGTCCTGCTGGGCATCGCGTCGTTCAACCTGCAGGGCTTGCAGGGGGCGTTGTTCCAGCTGCTCAACTTCACCATGGTTGCGGGCGGCCTGTTCCTGTTGACCGGGTTTCTACATCAGCGCACGGGCACCACGGAATTGATGCAGCTCGGTGGGGTGGGTCGCAGCATGCCACTGCTGGCGGCCTTGTTCTTCGTCTTCGCCCTGGCATCGATGGGGGTGCCGGGCACCGCGGGATTTCCCGCGGAGTTCCTGATCCTGATGGGTACCCTGAAGAGCCACACGGGCGCCGGGCTGGCTGCCCTGTTCGGCATGGTACTGGGCGCGGCCTACGCGTTGAACAGCTACCGGAGTACGTTTTACGGTCCGATGGACAGCGAGGTGGTCGCCACCGCCGTGGACCTGCGCCGGCGCGAGTTGTGGATCGCCGTGGCATTTACCGGTCTGATCCTGCTGGTTGGCCTTTATCCGGCCGTGGTACTGGATACGACCCAGGAGGCCGCCGTCCAGTGGGTGGGGCGTCTGAATCCGGTGAGGCCCTGA